In a single window of the Mesorhizobium shangrilense genome:
- a CDS encoding exodeoxyribonuclease VII small subunit, translating into MAEAVNEDIKAMSFEQALDALERIVDDLERGDVPLDQSIRIYERGEALKAHCDRLLKAAEDKVEKIRLSRDGKPVGVEPLDGE; encoded by the coding sequence ATGGCGGAAGCCGTGAATGAAGATATCAAGGCGATGAGCTTCGAGCAGGCGCTCGATGCGCTGGAGCGGATCGTCGACGATCTGGAGCGCGGCGATGTCCCGCTCGACCAGTCCATCCGCATCTATGAGCGCGGCGAGGCGCTGAAGGCGCATTGCGACCGTTTATTGAAGGCAGCCGAGGACAAGGTTGAAAAGATTCGCCTTTCCCGCGATGGCAAGCCGGTCGGGGTGGAGCCGCTCGACGGGGAGTGA
- a CDS encoding histone deacetylase family protein, with protein MVTRLYHHPIFLEHITPPGHPERPDRLRAIERILDDEAFARLDRKEAPAGDEATILYAHPESFVDRVRAAVPETGIARIDADTTASPRSWEAMIHAIGAANAAVDDVFTGAADNVFIAARPPGHHAEKTTAMGFCLFNIAAIAARHAQKRHGAERVAIVDWDVHHGNGTQDIFWEDPSVLYCSTHQMPLYPGTGAKTETGVGNIVNAPLSPNTGSDLFRDAFLSRVLPKIDDFRPDLVIISAGFDAHHRDPLAEINLTEDDFDWATGRLMECAGSYSNNRLVSILEGGYDLQGLSDSVSAHVSRLLRG; from the coding sequence ATGGTTACGCGCCTCTACCATCACCCGATCTTTCTCGAACACATCACGCCTCCCGGCCATCCGGAACGGCCGGACCGGCTGAGAGCGATCGAGCGCATTCTCGACGACGAGGCCTTTGCGCGGCTGGACCGCAAGGAGGCGCCGGCCGGCGACGAGGCGACGATCCTCTATGCCCATCCGGAGAGCTTCGTCGATCGGGTGAGGGCCGCTGTTCCCGAAACGGGCATTGCCCGCATCGATGCCGACACCACCGCCAGCCCGAGGAGTTGGGAAGCTATGATCCACGCCATCGGCGCGGCGAACGCTGCCGTCGACGACGTCTTCACGGGCGCAGCCGACAACGTGTTCATCGCCGCCCGCCCGCCCGGCCATCACGCCGAGAAGACGACGGCCATGGGTTTTTGCCTGTTCAACATAGCGGCCATCGCGGCGCGCCATGCCCAGAAGAGGCACGGCGCGGAGCGCGTCGCCATCGTCGACTGGGACGTCCATCACGGCAACGGCACGCAGGACATTTTCTGGGAAGACCCGTCGGTGCTCTACTGCTCTACGCATCAGATGCCGCTCTATCCAGGCACCGGCGCCAAGACCGAAACAGGCGTCGGCAACATCGTCAACGCCCCGCTGAGCCCCAATACCGGCAGCGACTTGTTCCGCGACGCCTTCCTGTCGCGGGTCCTTCCGAAGATCGATGACTTCAGGCCGGACCTGGTCATCATCTCCGCCGGCTTCGACGCGCATCACCGCGATCCGCTGGCCGAGATCAATCTGACGGAAGACGATTTCGACTGGGCGACGGGCAGGTTGATGGAGTGCGCGGGCAGCTATTCGAACAACCGGCTGGTGAGCATCCTTGAAGGCGGCTACGACCTGCAGGGACTTTCGGATTCGGTGTCGGCGCATGTGAGCCGGCTGTTGAGAGGATGA